One genomic region from Quercus robur chromosome 4, dhQueRobu3.1, whole genome shotgun sequence encodes:
- the LOC126722881 gene encoding protein GLUTELIN PRECURSOR ACCUMULATION 3-like produces MPPPVGYQMLSLEWMELSVSGSLPLPRCGHTATMVEKRLLVYGGRDNKLWFQPKCTGSGSEDQVGPSPRAFYIAVAIDCHMFVFGGRYGSKRLGDFWVLQIYGSGLSSPVLVTYLRHEILLQLQPLGTGKLLCMVAGMVKGGYQMLSLECMELSVSGSLPSPRCGHKATMVEKRLLDYGGRGEVAFCLLT; encoded by the exons ATGCCTCCACCTGTTGGTTATCAGATGT TATCACTAGAATGGATGGAGCTGTCGGTATCTGGATCATTACCACTACCTAGATGTGGCCACACGGCTACTATGGTGGAGAAAAGGTTGCTTGTCTATGGTGGCAGAG ATAACAAACTTTGGTTTCAGCCAAAGTGCACTGGAAGTGGGTCTGAGGACCAGGTAGGTCCAAGCCCACGGGCATTTTACATTGCTGTTGCAATTGATTGTCACATGTTCGTCTTTGGTGGGCGTTATGGTAGCAAAAG GTTGGGTGACTTTTGGGTTCTACAG ATATATGGCAGTGGTCTGAGCTCACCAGTTTTGGTGACTTACCTTCGCCACGAGATTTTGCTGCAGCTTCAGCCATTGGGAACCGGAAAATTGTTAT GTATGGTGGCTGGGATGGTAAAAGGTGGTTATCAGATGT TGTCACTAGAATGTATGGAGCTGTCGGTATCTGGATCATTACCATCACCTAGATGTGGCCACAAGGCTACTATGGTGGAGAAAAGGTTGCTTGACTATGGTGGCAGAGGTGAAGTAGCATTCTGTTTGCTCACATAG